In Gymnogyps californianus isolate 813 chromosome 1, ASM1813914v2, whole genome shotgun sequence, the following are encoded in one genomic region:
- the CUL5 gene encoding cullin-5 isoform X1, giving the protein MATSNLLKNKGSLQFEDKWDFMRPIVLKLLRQESVTKQQWFDLFSDVHAVCLWDDKGPAKIHQALKEDILDFIKQAQARVLSHQDDTALLKAYIVEWRKFFTQCDILPKPFCQLEITLMGKQGSNKKSNVEDSIVRKLMLDTWNESIFSNIKNRLQDSAMKLVHAERLGEAFDSQLVIGVRESYVNLCSNPEDKLQIYRDNFEKAYLDSTERFYRTQAPSYLQQNGVQNYMKYADAKLKEEEKRALRYLETRRECNSVEALMECCVNALVTSFKETILAECQGMIKRNETEKLHLMFSLMDKVPNGIEPMLKDLEEHIVSAGLADMVAAAETITTDSEKYVEQLLTLFNRFSKLVKEAFQDDPRFLTARDKAYKAVVNDATIFKLELPLKQKGVGLKTQPESKCPELLANYCDMLLRKTPLSKKLTSEEIEAKLKEVLLVLKYVQNKDVFMRYHKAHLTRRLILDISADSEIEENMVEWLREVGMPADYVNKLARMFQDIKVSEDLNQAFKEMHKNNKLALPADSVNIKILNAGAWSRSSEKVFVSLPTELEDLIPEVEEFYKKNHSGRKLHWHHLMSNGIITFKNEVGQYDLEVTTFQLAVLFAWNQRPREKISFENLKLATELPDAELRRTLWSLVAFPKLKRQVLLYEPQVNSPKDFTEGTLFSVNQEFSLIKNAKVQKRGKINLIGRLQLTTERMREEENEGIVQLRILRTQEAIIQIMKMRKKITNAQLQTELVEILKNMFLPQKKMIKEQIEWLIEHKYIRRDESDINTFIYMA; this is encoded by the exons AGATGTACATGCAGTTTGCTTGTGGGATGATAAAGGTCCAGCAAAAATCCATCAGGCTCTGAAGGAAGACATCCTTGATTTTATTAAACAGGCACAAGCA AGAGTGCTGAGTCATCAAGATGATACAGCTTTACTAAAAGCATATATAGTGGAGTGGCGCAAGTTCTTCACACAGTGTGATATTTTGCCCAAGCCATTTTGTCAATTAGAGATTACTTTAATGGGAAAGCAGGGCAGCAACAAGAAGTCTAATGTAGAAGACAGTATTGTTCGAAAG CTCATGCTAGATACCTGGAATGAAtccatattttcaaatataaaaaatagacTTCAGGACAGTGCAATGAAGCTAGTTCATGCTGAAAGACTAGGAGAAGCTTTCGACTCTCAGCTTGTTATTGGAGTTCGAGAATCATATG TTAATCTTTGTTCTAATCCTGAAGATAAACTTCAGATATATCGGGATAACTTTGAAAAGGCATATTTGGATTCAACAGAGAGATTTTATAGAACACAGGCTCCTTCTTATTTACAACAAAATGGTGTACAGAATTATATGAAATAT GCAGATGCTAAActaaaagaagaagagaaaagagcacTACGATATTTAGAAACAAGGCGTGAATGTAACTCTGTAGAAGCA CTAATGGAGTGCTGCGTCAATGCCCTGGTGACATCTTTTAAAGAGACTATTTTAGCTGAATGCCAAGGCATGATCAAACgaaatgaaacagaaa AGTTGCATTTAATGTTTTCACTGATGGATAAAGTTCCGAATGGCATAGAGCCTATGCTAAAAGACTTGGAAGAACATATTGTTAGTGCTGGACTTGCAGATATGGTAGCAGCTGCTGAAACTATTACTACT GATTCTGAGAAATACGTAGAGCAATTGCTCACACTATTTAATCGATTTAGTAAGTTGGTTAAAGAAGCTTTTCAAGATGATCCAAGATTTCTTACTGCAAGAGATAAG gcGTACAAAGCAGTTGTGAATGATGCTACGATATTTAAACTTGAATTGCCATTGAAGCAAAAGGG TGTTGGATTGAAAACACAGCCTGAATCCAAATGCCCTGAGCTTCTTGCTAATTACTGTGACATGTTGCTAAGAAAAACACCACTAAGCAAAAAACTAACCTCTGAAGAAATTGAAGCAAAGCTTAAAGAAGTG CTTTTGGTACTCAAATATGTACAGAATAAAGATGTTTTCATGCGATATCACAAAGCTCACTTAACAAGACGCCTGATATTAGATATTTCAGCTGATAGTGAAATTGAGGAGAATATGGTGGAATGGCTCAGA GAAGTAGGAATGCCAGCAGACTATGTAAACAAGCTGGCTAGAATGTTCCAGGATATCAAAGTGTCTGAAGACTTGAACCAGGCCTtcaaagaaatgcacaaaaataataaacttgCTTTACCAG CTGACTCTgtgaatattaaaattttaaatgctggCGCCTGGTCCCGAAGTTCTGAAAAAGTGTTTGTCTCGCTGCCCACGGAATTAGAAGATCTCATCCCAGAAGTCGAagaattttataaaaagaatCACAGTGGTAGAAAACTGCACTGGCACCACCTCATGTCCAATGGAATT ATAACATTTAAGAATGAGGTTGGCCAGTATGACTTGGAGGTAACAACATTTCAGCTAGCTGTGCTGTTTGCATGGAACCAAAGACCCAGAGAGAAGatcagctttgaaaatcttaAACTGGCAACTGAACTCCCTGATGCAGAACTTAGGAGGACTTTATGG TCTCTTGTAGCATTTCCAAAGCTGAAACGTCAGGTTTTATTGTATGAACCTCAAGTCAATTCACCCAAAGACTTTACAGAAGGAACCCTCTTCTCGGTGAACCAGGAGTTCAGTTTAAT aaaaaacgCTAAAGTTCAGAAAAGGGGCAAGATAAATTTGATTGGTCGATTGCAACTTACTACAGAGAGAATGCgggaagaggaaaatgaaggaataGTCCAGCTAAGAATATTACGAACCCAG GAGGCTATCAtccaaataatgaaaatgcGGAAGAAAATTACTAATGCCCAGCTTCAGACTGAACTGGtagaaatattgaaaaacatgttcttgccacaaaagaaaatgataaaagagCAAATCGAATGGCTTATAGAGCACAAATATATCAGAAGAGATGAGTCGGATATCAACACCTTCATATATATGGCATAA
- the CUL5 gene encoding cullin-5 isoform X2: MATSNLLKNKGSLQFEDKWDFMRPIVLKLLRQESVTKQQWFDLFSDVHAVCLWDDKGPAKIHQALKEDILDFIKQAQALMLDTWNESIFSNIKNRLQDSAMKLVHAERLGEAFDSQLVIGVRESYVNLCSNPEDKLQIYRDNFEKAYLDSTERFYRTQAPSYLQQNGVQNYMKYADAKLKEEEKRALRYLETRRECNSVEALMECCVNALVTSFKETILAECQGMIKRNETEKLHLMFSLMDKVPNGIEPMLKDLEEHIVSAGLADMVAAAETITTDSEKYVEQLLTLFNRFSKLVKEAFQDDPRFLTARDKAYKAVVNDATIFKLELPLKQKGVGLKTQPESKCPELLANYCDMLLRKTPLSKKLTSEEIEAKLKEVLLVLKYVQNKDVFMRYHKAHLTRRLILDISADSEIEENMVEWLREVGMPADYVNKLARMFQDIKVSEDLNQAFKEMHKNNKLALPADSVNIKILNAGAWSRSSEKVFVSLPTELEDLIPEVEEFYKKNHSGRKLHWHHLMSNGIITFKNEVGQYDLEVTTFQLAVLFAWNQRPREKISFENLKLATELPDAELRRTLWSLVAFPKLKRQVLLYEPQVNSPKDFTEGTLFSVNQEFSLIKNAKVQKRGKINLIGRLQLTTERMREEENEGIVQLRILRTQEAIIQIMKMRKKITNAQLQTELVEILKNMFLPQKKMIKEQIEWLIEHKYIRRDESDINTFIYMA, from the exons AGATGTACATGCAGTTTGCTTGTGGGATGATAAAGGTCCAGCAAAAATCCATCAGGCTCTGAAGGAAGACATCCTTGATTTTATTAAACAGGCACAAGCA CTCATGCTAGATACCTGGAATGAAtccatattttcaaatataaaaaatagacTTCAGGACAGTGCAATGAAGCTAGTTCATGCTGAAAGACTAGGAGAAGCTTTCGACTCTCAGCTTGTTATTGGAGTTCGAGAATCATATG TTAATCTTTGTTCTAATCCTGAAGATAAACTTCAGATATATCGGGATAACTTTGAAAAGGCATATTTGGATTCAACAGAGAGATTTTATAGAACACAGGCTCCTTCTTATTTACAACAAAATGGTGTACAGAATTATATGAAATAT GCAGATGCTAAActaaaagaagaagagaaaagagcacTACGATATTTAGAAACAAGGCGTGAATGTAACTCTGTAGAAGCA CTAATGGAGTGCTGCGTCAATGCCCTGGTGACATCTTTTAAAGAGACTATTTTAGCTGAATGCCAAGGCATGATCAAACgaaatgaaacagaaa AGTTGCATTTAATGTTTTCACTGATGGATAAAGTTCCGAATGGCATAGAGCCTATGCTAAAAGACTTGGAAGAACATATTGTTAGTGCTGGACTTGCAGATATGGTAGCAGCTGCTGAAACTATTACTACT GATTCTGAGAAATACGTAGAGCAATTGCTCACACTATTTAATCGATTTAGTAAGTTGGTTAAAGAAGCTTTTCAAGATGATCCAAGATTTCTTACTGCAAGAGATAAG gcGTACAAAGCAGTTGTGAATGATGCTACGATATTTAAACTTGAATTGCCATTGAAGCAAAAGGG TGTTGGATTGAAAACACAGCCTGAATCCAAATGCCCTGAGCTTCTTGCTAATTACTGTGACATGTTGCTAAGAAAAACACCACTAAGCAAAAAACTAACCTCTGAAGAAATTGAAGCAAAGCTTAAAGAAGTG CTTTTGGTACTCAAATATGTACAGAATAAAGATGTTTTCATGCGATATCACAAAGCTCACTTAACAAGACGCCTGATATTAGATATTTCAGCTGATAGTGAAATTGAGGAGAATATGGTGGAATGGCTCAGA GAAGTAGGAATGCCAGCAGACTATGTAAACAAGCTGGCTAGAATGTTCCAGGATATCAAAGTGTCTGAAGACTTGAACCAGGCCTtcaaagaaatgcacaaaaataataaacttgCTTTACCAG CTGACTCTgtgaatattaaaattttaaatgctggCGCCTGGTCCCGAAGTTCTGAAAAAGTGTTTGTCTCGCTGCCCACGGAATTAGAAGATCTCATCCCAGAAGTCGAagaattttataaaaagaatCACAGTGGTAGAAAACTGCACTGGCACCACCTCATGTCCAATGGAATT ATAACATTTAAGAATGAGGTTGGCCAGTATGACTTGGAGGTAACAACATTTCAGCTAGCTGTGCTGTTTGCATGGAACCAAAGACCCAGAGAGAAGatcagctttgaaaatcttaAACTGGCAACTGAACTCCCTGATGCAGAACTTAGGAGGACTTTATGG TCTCTTGTAGCATTTCCAAAGCTGAAACGTCAGGTTTTATTGTATGAACCTCAAGTCAATTCACCCAAAGACTTTACAGAAGGAACCCTCTTCTCGGTGAACCAGGAGTTCAGTTTAAT aaaaaacgCTAAAGTTCAGAAAAGGGGCAAGATAAATTTGATTGGTCGATTGCAACTTACTACAGAGAGAATGCgggaagaggaaaatgaaggaataGTCCAGCTAAGAATATTACGAACCCAG GAGGCTATCAtccaaataatgaaaatgcGGAAGAAAATTACTAATGCCCAGCTTCAGACTGAACTGGtagaaatattgaaaaacatgttcttgccacaaaagaaaatgataaaagagCAAATCGAATGGCTTATAGAGCACAAATATATCAGAAGAGATGAGTCGGATATCAACACCTTCATATATATGGCATAA